One Amycolatopsis thermophila DNA segment encodes these proteins:
- a CDS encoding DUF6841 family protein translates to MNESEVGDWFVEYLSAFAAMGRGESQPGDVVAYYGAPFLFTSDDVVISLRTRDEVAALLQSQMDAMVAAKYHHTKMLTSDVATVNRKTALHRAELSRRRADGTEINHMSVTYVITRESESFHISALLLHSP, encoded by the coding sequence GTGAACGAGAGCGAAGTTGGGGACTGGTTCGTGGAGTATCTGTCCGCCTTCGCCGCGATGGGGCGCGGTGAGTCCCAGCCCGGCGATGTCGTCGCTTACTACGGCGCCCCGTTCCTCTTCACGAGCGACGACGTCGTCATCTCGCTGAGGACCCGGGACGAGGTCGCGGCATTGTTGCAGAGTCAAATGGATGCGATGGTGGCCGCGAAGTACCACCACACCAAGATGCTGACCAGTGACGTGGCCACCGTGAACCGGAAGACGGCGTTGCATCGAGCTGAGCTCTCACGCCGGCGTGCCGACGGCACGGAGATCAACCACATGTCCGTCACGTACGTCATCACTCGCGAGTCCGAGAGCTTCCACATCTCCGCGCTGCTGTTGCACTCCCCCTGA